Proteins from a single region of Tumebacillus amylolyticus:
- a CDS encoding PASTA domain-containing penicillin-binding protein, producing the protein MKEQDRTFRKRSKLLRFGLLVGMSSLVLRLFYVQVAEANSLSDKAQDWIKTEKDVVGTRGAIYDRNGQKLAFTGVAYDINVDVSTFRQANAKDKGDTPEEYAKFLAPLLGMTEQEVLGYIANTDPKVQGVGLGPKGKKVDASIAEKLDAAHKEKKYKGITANRVDIRRYPNGALASHVLGFYGISGTSDTETGLAGVESVYDKELTGVPGHVEYFTDRDGYQLPNYEPKVTKQPTDGKDIVLTIDGTIQHFVEDELDNIVQKYAPKHATIIVADPNNGEILALGNRPTFKPAEYATSDKEALWNNWALRSFEPGSTFKTFVMTGALAEHKLDLSETFQSGSITVDGMTVRDWNGTGFGNITFREGVYNSSNVGFVKIGQKLGKESLYNYLYQFGFDKPTGIDLPGEENSSLFDPKKMSDIDLASTSFGQGVSVTPMQQVAAMMAVCNGGKVFQPHVVKEFRDQKSGATVQEVQPKVAHEVANPEVFQTVRQVLEETVLADANKTDYIKGYHVAGKTGTAQVPKEKGAGYDDSKYRLSFTGFAPANNPRLLIYVDVDQATRNAPLQFGSIVAAPSGKVVLEEALRYLQVPIDPNDNTVPDKNAKPGDAAASTKPAEPKTFVKVPDLIGTTKDQANELTKQNGLKIQGVGDGPKVTGQWPDITYGQIPEGTEVKVYFGPEGSKDGKVKMPDLRGLSMREAMETLSLLQLQMEPSGSGYVTKQATAPGTMVPFGTTVKLDFSPQS; encoded by the coding sequence ATGAAAGAGCAGGACCGCACCTTCCGTAAGCGTTCGAAGCTCTTGCGCTTCGGTCTCTTGGTCGGCATGTCGTCCCTGGTCTTGCGCCTCTTTTATGTACAAGTCGCCGAGGCGAACTCCCTCTCGGACAAAGCCCAAGATTGGATCAAGACCGAGAAGGATGTCGTCGGCACACGGGGCGCCATCTACGACCGCAACGGTCAAAAGCTCGCCTTCACCGGTGTCGCCTACGACATCAACGTGGACGTGAGCACGTTCCGCCAAGCCAATGCCAAGGACAAAGGCGACACGCCGGAGGAATACGCAAAATTCCTCGCTCCTTTGCTTGGCATGACAGAGCAAGAGGTGTTGGGCTACATCGCCAACACCGATCCCAAAGTGCAAGGCGTCGGCTTGGGCCCCAAAGGGAAAAAAGTCGATGCCAGCATCGCCGAGAAGCTCGACGCGGCGCACAAGGAAAAAAAGTACAAGGGCATCACCGCCAACCGAGTGGACATCCGCCGCTATCCCAATGGAGCGCTTGCGTCTCACGTTCTCGGTTTCTACGGCATCAGCGGCACGAGCGACACCGAGACCGGACTCGCAGGTGTGGAGTCTGTGTACGACAAGGAGTTAACCGGGGTGCCGGGTCATGTGGAGTATTTCACCGACCGTGACGGCTACCAACTGCCGAACTACGAGCCGAAAGTCACCAAGCAACCGACCGACGGCAAAGACATCGTGCTGACGATTGACGGCACGATTCAGCACTTTGTCGAGGACGAACTGGACAACATCGTGCAGAAGTACGCACCGAAACACGCGACGATCATCGTCGCCGACCCGAACAACGGTGAAATTCTCGCGCTTGGCAACCGTCCGACGTTCAAACCGGCCGAGTACGCAACGTCTGACAAGGAAGCGCTCTGGAACAACTGGGCGCTCCGTTCGTTCGAACCGGGCTCTACGTTCAAGACGTTCGTCATGACCGGAGCACTGGCCGAACACAAACTCGATCTCTCGGAAACGTTCCAATCCGGCTCCATCACCGTCGACGGCATGACCGTCCGCGACTGGAACGGCACTGGTTTCGGGAACATCACCTTCCGCGAAGGGGTGTACAACTCCTCCAACGTCGGGTTTGTCAAGATCGGGCAGAAGCTTGGCAAGGAGTCTCTCTACAATTATCTCTACCAATTCGGGTTCGACAAACCGACCGGCATCGACTTGCCGGGCGAAGAGAACTCTTCGCTTTTTGACCCGAAAAAAATGAGCGACATCGACCTCGCGTCCACGTCGTTTGGTCAAGGTGTCTCTGTCACGCCGATGCAACAGGTCGCAGCGATGATGGCGGTCTGCAACGGCGGCAAAGTCTTCCAACCGCACGTCGTCAAGGAATTCCGTGACCAGAAGTCGGGAGCGACCGTCCAAGAAGTCCAGCCCAAAGTTGCGCACGAAGTGGCCAACCCGGAAGTCTTCCAAACGGTTCGCCAAGTTTTGGAGGAAACGGTACTCGCCGACGCCAACAAGACCGACTACATCAAAGGCTATCACGTCGCGGGCAAGACCGGTACCGCTCAGGTGCCCAAGGAGAAAGGCGCAGGCTACGATGACAGCAAATACCGTCTGTCCTTCACGGGCTTCGCACCGGCGAACAACCCGCGTCTGCTGATCTACGTCGACGTCGACCAAGCGACTCGCAACGCACCGTTGCAGTTCGGTTCGATTGTCGCGGCACCGTCCGGCAAAGTCGTCTTGGAAGAAGCCCTGCGCTACTTGCAAGTACCGATCGACCCGAATGACAACACCGTCCCGGACAAAAACGCGAAACCGGGCGACGCTGCAGCGTCCACCAAACCGGCCGAGCCGAAAACGTTCGTCAAAGTGCCGGACCTGATTGGCACCACCAAGGACCAAGCCAACGAATTGACCAAGCAAAACGGTCTCAAGATTCAAGGAGTTGGCGATGGACCGAAAGTGACTGGCCAGTGGCCGGACATCACCTACGGACAAATTCCGGAAGGAACCGAAGTCAAAGTCTACTTCGGGCCCGAAGGCAGCAAGGACGGAAAAGTGAAGATGCCCGACCTGCGCGGCCTCTCGATGCGGGAAGCGATGGAAACGTTGTCACTCCTGCAATTGCAGATGGAACCGAGTGGCTCCGGTTACGTGACCAAACAAGCCACGGCACCCGGCACGATGGTTCCATTCGGTACCACAGTCAAGTTGGATTTCTCCCCGCAGTCTTGA
- the murD gene encoding UDP-N-acetylmuramoyl-L-alanine--D-glutamate ligase, whose amino-acid sequence MEYTEKKVLVLGLARSGAAAARLLHHNGAEVTVNDQKDLSDDPLAAELQALGIEVIGGGHPEGIVHPGLALVVKNPGIPYKAAPVRQALELGIPVVTEVEVAYGFSKAPLIGITGSNGKTTTTTLVGKMLEAADLKPVVAGNIGLALSEVAESVTADQWLVAELSSFQLMGTRAFRPKIGALLNLSPAHLDYHGTYEEYRDAKYRLFANLGPSDIAVLNWDQEDVRAAAKGMQARVVPFSASEVLEEGVFVKDGHIHAILNGKNVPLLPVAEVGLAGEHNLQNVLAAAAISLAAGASADAIAEVARTFRGVEHRTEYVTTKNGVDFYNDSKATNAAAATQAITAFPSVVLIAGGLDRGMDFQELVPVFQKHVKHVVAIGQAAERFLNVANLAGKTAEKADSLETAVQLAALRAEAGDTVLLSPACASWDMFGSFEERGSMFKKAVHTL is encoded by the coding sequence GTGGAGTACACTGAAAAAAAAGTTCTCGTGCTTGGCCTTGCCCGTTCCGGCGCGGCCGCTGCACGTCTGTTGCATCACAACGGCGCTGAGGTCACGGTCAATGACCAAAAAGACCTCAGCGACGATCCGCTGGCGGCGGAATTGCAAGCGCTCGGTATTGAAGTGATTGGCGGCGGGCATCCGGAGGGCATCGTGCATCCGGGGCTCGCCCTCGTCGTGAAAAACCCCGGGATTCCGTACAAGGCCGCTCCGGTGCGCCAAGCGCTGGAATTGGGTATCCCCGTGGTGACGGAAGTAGAAGTGGCGTACGGTTTCTCCAAAGCTCCTTTGATCGGCATTACCGGCTCCAACGGCAAGACCACGACCACGACGCTGGTTGGCAAGATGCTCGAAGCGGCCGACTTGAAACCGGTCGTGGCCGGCAACATCGGTCTCGCGCTGTCCGAAGTGGCAGAGAGTGTCACGGCCGACCAATGGCTGGTCGCGGAGCTGTCTTCGTTTCAACTGATGGGGACGCGCGCGTTCCGACCGAAGATCGGAGCGCTTTTGAACCTGTCACCCGCCCATCTGGACTATCATGGAACGTACGAAGAGTATCGCGACGCCAAGTACAGACTGTTTGCAAACCTTGGGCCCAGCGACATCGCGGTGTTGAACTGGGATCAGGAAGACGTGCGTGCGGCAGCCAAGGGTATGCAGGCGCGGGTCGTGCCTTTCTCAGCGTCCGAAGTTTTAGAAGAGGGCGTTTTTGTCAAAGATGGTCATATCCACGCTATCTTGAACGGCAAAAACGTACCTCTCCTCCCGGTGGCCGAAGTGGGCTTAGCCGGGGAACACAACTTGCAGAACGTCCTCGCGGCGGCGGCGATCTCTCTGGCGGCAGGTGCCTCAGCAGATGCAATCGCTGAAGTGGCGCGCACGTTCCGCGGTGTTGAGCACCGGACCGAATATGTGACCACCAAAAACGGGGTGGACTTCTACAACGACTCCAAAGCGACCAACGCAGCAGCGGCGACACAGGCGATCACCGCTTTTCCAAGCGTCGTGCTGATCGCAGGTGGCTTGGACCGTGGCATGGACTTCCAGGAACTCGTGCCGGTCTTTCAGAAGCACGTCAAGCACGTCGTGGCGATCGGGCAAGCGGCAGAACGCTTCTTGAACGTCGCCAATCTTGCAGGCAAGACAGCGGAAAAAGCCGACTCGCTCGAGACGGCCGTCCAACTCGCGGCACTTCGTGCAGAAGCGGGGGATACCGTTCTGTTGAGCCCAGCGTGTGCGTCGTGGGACATGTTTGGTTCGTTTGAAGAGAGAGGGAGCATGTTTAAAAAAGCTGTGCATACATTATAG
- a CDS encoding stage V sporulation protein D, with protein MIVLAMLAVLFLCLILRLGYIQMIQAPWLTEQAEDLWRRNIPVEPKRGQITDRNGEVLAYNGSAPTVVVIPAQVKDKEGTAAKLAPVLEMTKEKVQQQISKRALMVYLAPGGRKVTDEKAKQVRDLNLTGIYVTEEGKRYYPEDGLASHILGFAGVDNQGLTGVESWYNSRLQGKPGRISFFANARGEEMPKEDDEYVAPQNGQNLTLTIDSEIQTFVEREIENVVAQYNPDGVMAIVADPKTGEILSLANYPSFKNGSYRSYPQETYNRDLAIWKNFEPGSTFKIVTLAAALEEKKITLQDPFYDPGYYTVGGRNIRCWKAGGHGQETMLDVVENSCNPGFMLMGQKLGKEKLFDYIDKFGFGQKTGIDLPGEGKGILFNVNKVTPVDLATTSFGQGVSVTPIQQVMAVSAVANGGTLMKPHLAKEWRDPETNQVIEEVKPEAVRRVVSEDTARQVRETLESVVARGSGKNAYLEGYRVGGKTGTAQVAENGAYKSGHYIVSFIGMAPVDNPRLVAYIAIDNPKAPLIFGGVIAAPVVGNILGDSLHYLNVPTSKEGLAKEYNYFDVKPVEVPLIAGMSVQDAQKEMLGAGLQLKTETTGTGKYIVDQSPAAGTKVPPGSTVRLYLSDQQAPTEQKKQ; from the coding sequence ATGATCGTCCTTGCCATGCTTGCCGTTCTGTTCCTCTGCCTGATCTTGCGACTGGGCTACATACAGATGATCCAAGCGCCTTGGCTGACCGAACAGGCGGAAGACCTGTGGCGACGCAACATTCCGGTCGAGCCCAAGCGCGGGCAGATAACGGACCGCAACGGCGAAGTGCTCGCCTACAATGGCAGTGCTCCGACTGTCGTGGTCATTCCGGCGCAAGTCAAGGACAAGGAGGGCACGGCGGCGAAGCTCGCCCCGGTTCTCGAAATGACCAAGGAAAAAGTTCAACAGCAAATCTCAAAACGTGCGCTGATGGTCTATCTGGCCCCCGGCGGACGCAAAGTCACCGATGAAAAAGCCAAGCAGGTCCGCGACCTCAACCTCACGGGCATTTATGTCACCGAGGAAGGCAAGCGCTACTACCCCGAAGACGGGCTGGCCTCGCACATTCTCGGGTTCGCCGGTGTTGACAACCAAGGTTTGACCGGTGTCGAGTCGTGGTACAACTCCCGTCTGCAAGGCAAGCCCGGACGCATCTCGTTCTTCGCCAACGCGCGCGGGGAAGAGATGCCCAAGGAAGACGATGAGTACGTCGCACCGCAGAACGGGCAGAACTTAACGCTCACGATCGACAGCGAGATTCAGACGTTTGTGGAACGCGAGATCGAGAACGTCGTCGCGCAGTACAACCCCGACGGGGTCATGGCGATCGTCGCCGATCCCAAGACGGGCGAGATTCTCTCGCTTGCCAACTACCCGTCCTTCAAAAACGGCAGTTATCGCAGCTACCCGCAAGAAACGTACAACCGCGACCTCGCGATCTGGAAAAACTTCGAACCGGGTTCGACGTTCAAGATCGTGACGCTGGCGGCGGCGCTGGAAGAGAAAAAAATCACGCTCCAAGACCCGTTCTACGACCCCGGGTACTACACCGTCGGCGGACGCAACATTCGTTGCTGGAAAGCGGGCGGGCACGGGCAAGAGACGATGCTTGACGTCGTCGAGAACTCTTGCAACCCGGGCTTCATGCTGATGGGTCAGAAATTGGGCAAGGAAAAACTCTTCGACTACATCGACAAGTTCGGTTTCGGTCAAAAAACCGGCATCGACCTGCCGGGTGAAGGCAAGGGCATCCTCTTCAACGTCAACAAAGTGACGCCGGTCGACCTTGCGACCACTTCGTTTGGCCAAGGCGTTTCCGTTACGCCGATTCAGCAAGTCATGGCCGTTTCAGCGGTCGCCAACGGCGGCACGTTGATGAAACCGCATCTTGCCAAAGAGTGGCGCGACCCCGAAACCAACCAAGTCATCGAAGAGGTCAAGCCGGAAGCGGTACGCCGCGTCGTATCCGAAGATACCGCCCGCCAAGTGCGCGAAACGCTCGAATCGGTCGTCGCACGCGGCTCCGGTAAAAACGCTTATCTCGAAGGCTATCGAGTCGGCGGCAAGACTGGTACGGCGCAAGTTGCAGAAAACGGCGCTTATAAAAGCGGACATTACATCGTATCTTTTATTGGCATGGCTCCTGTCGACAACCCGCGTCTGGTTGCGTACATCGCGATTGACAACCCGAAAGCACCGCTGATCTTCGGGGGCGTCATCGCAGCACCGGTCGTCGGGAACATCCTCGGGGACAGCTTGCACTACTTGAACGTGCCGACTTCCAAGGAAGGCCTTGCCAAGGAGTACAACTACTTCGACGTCAAACCGGTCGAAGTGCCGCTGATCGCAGGCATGTCGGTCCAAGATGCACAAAAAGAAATGCTCGGTGCGGGCCTCCAACTGAAAACGGAGACCACAGGAACGGGCAAATACATCGTCGATCAATCACCGGCCGCCGGAACCAAAGTTCCGCCCGGTTCCACCGTCCGTCTGTATCTCTCCGATCAACAGGCGCCGACGGAGCAGAAGAAGCAATAA
- a CDS encoding UDP-N-acetylmuramoyl-L-alanyl-D-glutamate--2,6-diaminopimelate ligase translates to MRLRELIAPIILKRVVGSDDVEITHITPDSREVQPGSLFVALRGYTVDGHDYVQKAVAAGASAVVVESEFVGLAAPQVIVPNTGTMAAVLASVFYQHPSKSMKVIGVTGTNGKTTTTSLIERVLRENGQETGLIGTLKVKYADVEYETSNTTPEALVLQRIFREMLDAGVQYPVMEVSSHALELGRVAGTQYRTAVFTNLTQDHLDYHGSMEEYRNAKAKFFSRLGNTYSDTPSEGSYAVINVDDPEADFFRAATTAQVITYGIDHEADVRAIDVKIESHGVSYKLISFAGTAEFNLQMTGKFNVYNTLAATAACLLEGLTLEQIKTTLESVSGVDGRFERVNAGQKFAVIVDYSHTPDSLENALKTVREFAKGRVMCLVGCGGDRDRTKRPIMAKIATDYADLAVLTSDNPRTEDPELILDDMEAGVQDVEKNRYVRIADRAEAISFAIEQAQEDDVILIAGKGHETYQIIGKTKTHFDDREVAAAAIRGEQS, encoded by the coding sequence TTGCGGTTGCGCGAGTTGATTGCCCCCATCATCCTCAAGCGCGTCGTCGGCTCTGACGACGTGGAGATCACACACATCACCCCGGATTCCCGTGAGGTACAACCGGGGAGTCTCTTTGTGGCCCTGCGCGGGTACACGGTGGATGGGCATGACTATGTACAAAAGGCGGTTGCAGCCGGAGCATCGGCTGTCGTCGTCGAATCAGAATTTGTTGGGCTTGCAGCACCGCAGGTCATCGTCCCGAACACAGGGACGATGGCTGCGGTGCTTGCGTCCGTTTTTTATCAACACCCGTCCAAGTCGATGAAAGTGATCGGGGTGACGGGGACGAACGGCAAGACGACGACCACGTCTTTGATCGAGCGCGTCTTGCGTGAGAACGGGCAGGAAACCGGTCTGATCGGGACGCTGAAAGTCAAATATGCGGACGTGGAGTATGAAACGTCGAACACGACGCCCGAAGCGTTGGTGCTTCAGCGAATCTTCCGAGAGATGCTCGATGCGGGTGTTCAATATCCCGTAATGGAAGTGTCGTCGCACGCGCTGGAACTGGGCCGTGTCGCAGGCACGCAGTATCGGACGGCCGTGTTCACCAACTTGACGCAGGACCATCTCGATTATCACGGTTCGATGGAAGAGTATCGCAATGCCAAAGCGAAGTTTTTCTCACGCCTTGGCAACACCTACAGCGACACGCCGTCGGAAGGCAGTTACGCCGTGATCAACGTCGACGACCCGGAAGCGGACTTTTTCCGTGCGGCGACGACGGCGCAAGTGATCACCTACGGAATTGATCACGAAGCGGACGTGCGGGCCATCGATGTCAAAATCGAGTCGCACGGCGTCTCGTATAAACTGATCTCTTTCGCGGGAACGGCCGAGTTCAACCTGCAGATGACCGGGAAGTTCAACGTCTACAACACGTTGGCGGCGACAGCGGCTTGTCTCTTGGAAGGCTTGACTTTGGAGCAGATCAAGACAACGCTCGAATCCGTGTCGGGTGTGGACGGACGCTTCGAGCGCGTCAATGCAGGGCAGAAGTTCGCGGTGATCGTGGACTACTCGCATACGCCGGATTCGCTGGAGAACGCGCTGAAAACGGTTCGTGAATTCGCGAAGGGTCGAGTGATGTGCCTCGTCGGATGCGGCGGTGATCGTGACCGCACGAAACGTCCGATCATGGCGAAGATCGCAACCGACTATGCGGACTTGGCGGTGTTGACCTCCGACAACCCGCGCACGGAAGACCCCGAGCTGATCTTGGACGACATGGAGGCGGGCGTGCAAGATGTGGAGAAAAACCGCTATGTCCGCATCGCAGACCGTGCCGAAGCGATTTCCTTCGCGATCGAGCAAGCCCAAGAGGACGACGTGATCTTGATCGCGGGCAAAGGGCACGAGACGTACCAGATCATCGGCAAGACCAAGACCCACTTCGACGACCGCGAAGTGGCGGCGGCCGCAATTCGAGGTGAGCAATCATGA
- a CDS encoding UDP-N-acetylmuramoyl-tripeptide--D-alanyl-D-alanine ligase: MIKRTAGEIAALAGGRLIQGDAALLIEGVSTDTRKDMTGRLFVPLVGERFDAHDFVQAAVEQGAVAALWQTGRFIPEQAQGLALIEVEDTLLGLQNLAAGYRNELTRLRVVGVTGSNGKTSTKDLLASVLSERFKVQKTLGNLNNHIGVPLVLLQVEEDTDVAVLEMGMNHFHEIELLAKLASPQIGVITNIGEAHIEHLGSRDGIADAKCELIEALAPDGKAILFGDEPLLQERAGKTKAPIVWFGFGEGNDVRAVEVENLGIEGSRFQLEGEKGAYTLPVPGLHQLGNALAAIAVGEELGMTRDEIRAGLAHAKLTARRFEVHKAREGSGTVVDDAYNASPTSMRAALQMLSDMPGGYKVAALGGMLELGPDSVLMHRETGAYLAGLEINELVCIGDLARDIAAGAREGAFSGVIYEVADKPQAIEYLEKLLQHHAQDETGGAIVLVKSSLGIGLVDVVRALT; this comes from the coding sequence ATGATCAAGCGTACTGCAGGTGAAATCGCAGCGTTGGCAGGGGGTCGATTGATCCAAGGTGACGCCGCTTTGCTCATCGAGGGTGTCTCGACAGACACTCGCAAAGACATGACCGGACGTCTGTTCGTCCCGCTCGTCGGCGAACGGTTCGACGCGCATGACTTTGTGCAAGCGGCTGTTGAACAGGGTGCGGTGGCCGCGCTCTGGCAAACAGGCAGATTCATTCCGGAACAAGCGCAAGGTCTCGCGCTGATCGAAGTCGAAGATACGTTGCTTGGGTTGCAAAACTTGGCGGCGGGCTACCGCAACGAGTTGACCCGCCTGCGCGTCGTCGGCGTAACGGGCTCCAACGGCAAGACTTCAACCAAAGACTTGCTCGCTTCGGTTCTGTCCGAGCGCTTCAAAGTTCAGAAGACCCTCGGCAACCTCAACAACCACATCGGCGTCCCGCTGGTGCTCCTGCAAGTGGAGGAGGACACCGATGTCGCCGTTTTGGAAATGGGCATGAACCACTTCCATGAGATCGAGTTGCTGGCAAAACTCGCGTCCCCGCAGATTGGGGTCATCACGAACATCGGGGAGGCGCATATCGAGCACCTCGGTTCGCGGGACGGCATCGCCGACGCGAAGTGCGAGTTGATCGAAGCGCTTGCTCCCGACGGGAAAGCGATTCTGTTTGGCGACGAACCGCTTTTACAGGAGCGGGCGGGGAAAACCAAAGCGCCGATCGTCTGGTTTGGATTTGGAGAAGGCAATGACGTACGCGCCGTCGAAGTGGAGAACTTAGGCATCGAAGGCTCCCGCTTCCAACTGGAAGGGGAAAAGGGTGCGTACACGCTCCCAGTTCCGGGCCTCCACCAACTCGGCAACGCGCTCGCCGCCATCGCAGTCGGGGAAGAGCTTGGCATGACCCGCGATGAGATTCGAGCAGGTCTTGCGCACGCCAAACTCACGGCACGCCGCTTTGAAGTTCACAAGGCTCGCGAGGGAAGCGGCACCGTGGTCGACGATGCGTACAACGCCTCGCCGACCTCGATGCGGGCAGCCCTTCAGATGCTCTCCGACATGCCGGGGGGATACAAAGTCGCGGCGCTCGGCGGGATGCTGGAACTCGGTCCTGATTCCGTTCTCATGCATCGCGAGACGGGCGCCTACCTCGCAGGTCTTGAAATCAACGAACTGGTTTGCATCGGAGACCTTGCCCGCGACATCGCAGCGGGAGCTCGCGAGGGCGCTTTTTCCGGCGTGATCTATGAGGTGGCCGACAAGCCGCAAGCAATCGAGTACCTTGAAAAACTGCTGCAACACCATGCACAAGACGAAACGGGCGGGGCGATCGTCCTCGTCAAATCTTCGCTTGGTATCGGTCTCGTCGATGTAGTTCGGGCGTTGACCTAA
- the mraY gene encoding phospho-N-acetylmuramoyl-pentapeptide-transferase produces the protein MDITIMLWTTGVAFLIAVILGPLFIPFLRRLKFGQAIRQEGPQSHQKKSGTPTMGGIIFLVALTITTLKFSDHQFATYLLLFVTLGYGLVGFLDDYIKVALKRNLGLKARQKLLGQIILGVVLYIVMNYAGLIDMKINIPLIDTPLNLGFFYLPFLVLMVIGMSNAVNLTDGLDGLAAGTTAIAFGSYAILAWWTSNMEVAIFCASMVGALLGFLVFNVNPAKVFMGDTGSLALGGALATVAILTKTEIYVFLIGGVFVAEVLSVILQVISFQTFGRRIFKMSPLHHHFELIGWSEWRVVGTFWTVGLLLAVGSLALYLKP, from the coding sequence ATGGATATCACGATCATGTTGTGGACGACCGGGGTCGCGTTTCTTATCGCGGTGATCCTGGGTCCGCTGTTCATTCCGTTTTTACGACGCCTGAAATTCGGGCAGGCGATTCGTCAAGAGGGCCCGCAAAGTCACCAGAAAAAATCGGGCACGCCGACGATGGGAGGCATTATCTTCCTCGTTGCGTTGACGATCACCACACTGAAATTCTCCGACCATCAGTTCGCGACCTATCTGCTGTTGTTCGTGACGCTCGGGTACGGTCTCGTCGGATTCCTCGACGACTACATTAAAGTCGCCCTCAAGCGCAACCTCGGCTTGAAAGCCCGTCAGAAATTGCTCGGGCAGATCATCCTCGGCGTTGTGCTGTATATCGTCATGAATTACGCCGGTCTCATCGATATGAAGATCAACATCCCGCTGATCGACACGCCGCTCAACCTCGGATTCTTCTACTTGCCGTTCCTCGTCTTGATGGTCATCGGCATGTCGAACGCGGTCAACTTGACCGACGGTCTGGACGGTCTCGCAGCGGGTACGACCGCCATTGCGTTTGGATCGTATGCGATCTTGGCTTGGTGGACGTCGAACATGGAAGTGGCGATCTTCTGTGCGTCGATGGTCGGAGCGTTGCTCGGCTTCCTCGTCTTCAACGTCAACCCGGCCAAAGTGTTCATGGGGGACACAGGGTCACTTGCCTTGGGCGGTGCGCTGGCCACGGTCGCGATCCTCACCAAGACGGAGATCTATGTGTTCCTGATCGGCGGCGTGTTCGTGGCAGAAGTGCTGTCCGTCATCCTGCAAGTCATCTCGTTCCAGACATTTGGTCGACGCATCTTCAAAATGTCACCGCTTCACCACCACTTTGAGTTGATCGGCTGGTCGGAGTGGCGCGTCGTCGGCACGTTCTGGACCGTCGGACTGTTGCTGGCAGTCGGTTCGCTGGCACTGTACCTGAAACCGTAG
- the spoVE gene encoding stage V sporulation protein E encodes MNVNGKIKSYPDTLIILSTLLLLGIGVVIVYSASAVLSAQKFDDQFFYAKRQLMWAVLGIISMFVMMNYDYHKLRRVAKPLLLICFLFLIAVAIPGIGSVRGGSRAWLGIGSFGIQPSEFAKLGIIIFFAYMLERTQDRISQFKRGLLPPLSIVVSAVGLIMLEPDLGQSVVLMGTAIIIIFAAGARVGHLLGLASLAIPAFVGLVVVAPYRLKRIFAFMDPWAYELDAGYHIIQSLYALGPGGLMGLGLGRSRQKFLYLPEPQTDFVFSILAEELGFIGGATVLLLFLLLVWRGLRTAITAPDTFGSLLAVGITGMIAVQVVINIGVVTGSMPVTGITLPLISYGGSSLTLMLTGIGILLNISRQTR; translated from the coding sequence ATGAACGTCAACGGCAAGATCAAATCGTATCCCGATACGCTGATCATTTTATCCACGCTTTTGCTTCTGGGGATCGGCGTCGTCATCGTGTATAGTGCCAGTGCGGTGCTCTCTGCGCAAAAGTTTGACGATCAATTCTTCTACGCCAAACGTCAATTGATGTGGGCCGTGCTTGGGATCATCTCGATGTTCGTCATGATGAACTATGATTATCACAAGCTGAGAAGAGTCGCCAAACCGCTCCTCCTGATCTGTTTCCTCTTCTTGATTGCCGTTGCCATTCCGGGCATCGGTTCTGTGCGCGGGGGGTCGCGTGCTTGGCTTGGGATCGGATCGTTCGGTATTCAGCCGTCTGAGTTCGCCAAGCTCGGGATCATCATCTTCTTTGCGTATATGTTAGAGAGGACGCAAGATCGCATTTCTCAATTCAAGCGAGGTCTGTTGCCGCCGCTCTCCATCGTCGTCTCGGCCGTCGGTTTGATCATGTTGGAGCCTGACCTTGGACAATCTGTTGTCCTGATGGGAACGGCGATCATCATCATCTTTGCCGCCGGCGCACGAGTCGGACATCTCCTCGGTCTCGCGAGCTTGGCCATCCCGGCGTTCGTCGGGCTGGTCGTGGTGGCGCCCTATCGCTTGAAACGGATCTTCGCTTTCATGGACCCTTGGGCGTACGAATTGGATGCAGGGTATCACATCATCCAGTCGCTTTACGCATTGGGTCCGGGCGGTCTGATGGGACTGGGCTTGGGACGGAGCCGTCAAAAGTTCCTCTATTTGCCGGAGCCCCAGACCGACTTTGTTTTCTCCATCCTTGCCGAGGAACTGGGTTTCATCGGCGGTGCGACAGTTCTGTTGCTCTTCCTGCTGCTGGTCTGGCGGGGGTTGCGTACGGCGATTACGGCGCCCGATACGTTCGGTTCGCTGCTTGCCGTCGGCATCACCGGCATGATTGCGGTACAGGTGGTCATCAACATCGGCGTTGTTACCGGCTCCATGCCGGTTACCGGGATCACGCTTCCGCTGATTTCGTACGGGGGATCGTCCCTGACGCTGATGCTGACCGGGATCGGGATCTTACTAAACATCTCCAGGCAGACGAGGTGA